AAGTCCGGTTGGCGAGCCGCCTTCGGGTTCAACGCTTACGGCAATGGCTTTGGCATCGTGCAGCGCCCGTTGCGCGGGTTCGGACAGTTTTATGAATTGACTGATCGCGCCGGATACCAAACCGAGCGAAACGGGCGGCGCATCCTTGGTGGCGGGGATCGCCCACAGCTCCAGGGCCGTTCCGGCGGCGGGAACCGGCGGCGTCAGCAACTTGACCTTGACGGTGGCGGGTTTGCCGGGCTGCGATGACAACAGCATGATCGGCACGGCTTTCTCATCGCTGAGCAGGGCGAAAGATACAGCGGGCGCTTGCGGCGGAGCGATGAAGCCGAAATAGGCAATCATCATCAACAGAGCCATGCTGCTGGCCAGCGCGAGAGCGCGCCAGAAACCGGTGCGCGTCGGGTGCGGCGCACGCAACCGGCGTTGATGCTCGACGCGCGTCTGGATCGCCCGCCACACACGCGGCGGCGGTTCGATCTGCGGCAGCGCTTCGTTCATCGGAAAAAGCCGGCTCTCCCACGCTCGCACCGCACGGCGCAATGCCGAATCGGCAATCAGCAGCCGCGCAAATCGGCGCCGCGCGCCGCCGTGCAGGATGCCCAGCACGTATTCGGCAGCGAGTATTTCGCGAAGGTCGGCGTTCTCGTATCTCATTTTTTACCGTGCAGCTTGCGCCGCGTTCTATGCTTTGCGGTCTTCTGTCGCCAGGCAGGTCTTCAGCTTTTCCAGACCGCGCCTGACCCAGGTTTTGACCGTGCCCAGAGGTTGCCGCAGATGCTTGGCAAGCTCGGAGTGCGTCAGCCCGTGAAAAAACGCCAGCATGATGGTCTGGCGCTGCTTGCCGTCGAGCTGCCTCAGACATTGCGCCAACGCGCGCGCCTCGTTGGATTGCATCAGCAGGTCCAGCGGGCCGCCGCCTTCGTCTTCGCGCATTTCGATCAAGGTTTCGAAGTCATCGGTGGTTTCGAAATGCGGCCGGCGCAACCAATCGAGCGCGCGGTTGCGCACGATGCTGGTCATCCACGTCATCGGCGCGCTTTTGTTGATGTTGTAATCGGCGGCGTGATTCCAGATATTCACGAAGCTTTCCTGCAGCACCTCCTCCGCCCAGTCTTCGCGCCTCAATATACGCAGCGAAACGCTAAACAGTTTTGCCGAAGTGTTGCGATAAAGCGCCGCGAAGGC
This Burkholderiales bacterium DNA region includes the following protein-coding sequences:
- a CDS encoding anti-sigma factor, giving the protein MRYENADLREILAAEYVLGILHGGARRRFARLLIADSALRRAVRAWESRLFPMNEALPQIEPPPRVWRAIQTRVEHQRRLRAPHPTRTGFWRALALASSMALLMMIAYFGFIAPPQAPAVSFALLSDEKAVPIMLLSSQPGKPATVKVKLLTPPVPAAGTALELWAIPATKDAPPVSLGLVSGAISQFIKLSEPAQRALHDAKAIAVSVEPEGGSPTGLPTGAVILQGGWLKL
- a CDS encoding sigma-70 family RNA polymerase sigma factor, encoding MTGPTPQANSIVPPLQDLLARCALGDQRAFAALYRNTSAKLFSVSLRILRREDWAEEVLQESFVNIWNHAADYNINKSAPMTWMTSIVRNRALDWLRRPHFETTDDFETLIEMREDEGGGPLDLLMQSNEARALAQCLRQLDGKQRQTIMLAFFHGLTHSELAKHLRQPLGTVKTWVRRGLEKLKTCLATEDRKA